Proteins found in one Hyalangium gracile genomic segment:
- a CDS encoding PspA/IM30 family protein — protein sequence MWQRFKRAMRSFAGFFVSSIEDPELILEQNVRDLNDQVPKMNESIAMVRANVTLLEKENQKYQQDVRELTAKVKAAIQAGRDDLAAQYASKLQMEKQALERNEQQLQTARAAYEKAMNVKKLFMREKERKTQEAMNAIRDARRAKWQSKVADAMESFQVAGIDATHDEMLRKVQENAAVNEARMQMALESVDHQSLAIEEEAEKMQANELVKQFKMEMGLDSPAPVSDVGAPAEKTIGKKVEVK from the coding sequence ATGTGGCAACGGTTCAAGAGAGCAATGCGTAGCTTCGCGGGCTTCTTCGTCTCCTCCATCGAGGACCCGGAGCTCATTCTCGAGCAGAACGTTCGGGACCTGAACGACCAGGTGCCGAAGATGAACGAGTCCATCGCCATGGTGCGGGCGAACGTGACGCTGCTGGAGAAGGAGAACCAGAAGTACCAGCAGGACGTGCGTGAGCTCACCGCCAAGGTGAAGGCCGCCATCCAGGCGGGCCGTGACGATCTGGCCGCCCAGTACGCCTCCAAGCTCCAGATGGAGAAGCAGGCGCTCGAGCGCAACGAGCAGCAGCTGCAGACGGCTCGTGCGGCGTACGAGAAGGCGATGAACGTCAAGAAGCTCTTCATGCGCGAGAAGGAGCGCAAGACGCAGGAGGCGATGAACGCCATCCGCGACGCCCGCCGCGCGAAGTGGCAGTCGAAGGTCGCCGACGCGATGGAGAGCTTCCAGGTCGCCGGCATCGACGCCACCCACGACGAGATGCTCCGCAAGGTGCAGGAGAACGCCGCCGTCAACGAGGCGCGCATGCAGATGGCGCTCGAGTCGGTGGATCACCAGTCGCTGGCCATCGAGGAAGAGGCCGAGAAGATGCAGGCCAACGAGCTGGTCAAGCAGTTCAAGATGGAGATGGGCCTGGACAGCCCTGCGCCGGTGAGCGACGTGGGCGCGCCGGCGGAGAAGACCATCGGCAAGAAGGTGGAGGTGAAGTAG
- a CDS encoding ABC transporter substrate-binding protein, with protein MKLHRGPGLFLFLTLCLFGAGYTLASRLGYLDRLQARLFPPAKEAIRLSPGDFPAGVAAPVADVASVPLRPVLIGFTPRGSASALLLATGGSMTLDAPAAPPGAAQGLLKTAYALDARAVLFAREEELRQALAIGAENGGVDMAALSVDRLAAWAPSLRDAAPRTVMLLGRSRGQEALAAVGVPDLASLRGKRMGVYPMSSAHYFALWVLSRTGLRTTDVTWVELPSTLDAGRALREGRADAVVGLWGDVELAARDRGGAVLATTADAPHLIATVLVARGDFAARYPDAVRRVLRGLLDAGQSVQKEPAPAARMLGDVAPYLGDPIEAIRSAPPATLADNRSFFGLSGEAPVTYDELFQSASALFQKLKRGASAPPAEDTRDLGALKYVSEARGP; from the coding sequence ATGAAGCTGCATCGCGGGCCAGGCCTCTTCCTGTTCCTCACCCTGTGCCTGTTCGGCGCGGGCTACACGCTCGCGTCGCGGCTGGGGTACCTGGATCGGCTCCAGGCGCGCCTGTTCCCGCCCGCCAAGGAGGCGATTCGCCTGTCCCCCGGTGACTTCCCCGCCGGGGTGGCGGCTCCGGTGGCGGATGTGGCCTCGGTGCCCTTGAGGCCCGTGCTCATCGGCTTCACCCCGCGAGGCTCGGCGTCGGCGCTGCTGCTGGCCACGGGCGGCTCCATGACGCTGGATGCGCCCGCGGCTCCGCCCGGCGCGGCCCAGGGGCTGCTCAAGACGGCCTACGCGCTGGATGCCCGCGCGGTGCTGTTTGCCCGTGAGGAGGAGCTGCGGCAGGCGCTGGCCATCGGCGCGGAGAACGGCGGGGTGGACATGGCCGCGCTGTCGGTGGACCGGCTGGCGGCGTGGGCTCCCTCGCTGCGGGACGCGGCGCCGCGCACGGTGATGCTGCTGGGGCGCAGCCGGGGGCAGGAGGCGCTGGCGGCGGTGGGCGTGCCGGACCTGGCCTCGCTGCGGGGCAAGCGCATGGGTGTGTATCCGATGAGCTCCGCGCACTACTTCGCGCTGTGGGTGCTGTCGCGGACGGGGCTGCGGACGACGGATGTGACGTGGGTGGAGCTGCCCTCCACGCTGGATGCGGGCCGCGCGCTGCGCGAGGGCCGGGCGGACGCGGTGGTGGGGCTGTGGGGAGACGTGGAGCTGGCCGCGAGGGACAGGGGCGGGGCGGTGCTGGCGACGACGGCGGATGCGCCGCACCTCATCGCCACGGTGCTGGTGGCCCGCGGGGACTTCGCCGCGCGCTATCCGGACGCGGTGCGCAGGGTGCTTCGTGGCCTGCTGGATGCCGGGCAGAGTGTCCAGAAGGAGCCGGCCCCGGCTGCTCGGATGCTGGGAGACGTGGCGCCGTATCTGGGAGACCCCATCGAGGCCATCCGGTCGGCGCCTCCGGCGACGCTGGCGGACAATCGCTCCTTCTTCGGGCTTTCCGGCGAGGCGCCTGTCACCTATGACGAGCTCTTCCAGAGCGCCTCGGCGCTCTTCCAGAAGCTCAAGCGGGGGGCGTCGGCGCCTCCCGCGGAGGACACGCGGGACCTGGGGGCGTTGAAGTACGTGTCGGAGGCTCGCGGACCCTGA